The following coding sequences are from one Synergistales bacterium window:
- a CDS encoding ABC transporter ATP-binding protein has translation MIAIEHLSVTYRREGRSVAALQDVSLTLEPGEILAVVGESGSGKSTLLMAILGLLPPGTEAGGTVTVDDSEPMEAGSEAVTPLRWTRIALILQGSMHSFTPVITVGRQIAEAIRQHGCRRESRDVRQTVAELLEEVGLPGTMADRFPHELSGGQKQRAAVAMALACSPPYLLADEPTTALDVITQARVMHLLQTTVRERHSGLMLVTHDLALASGVAHRIAVLEGGSLVEVNRSCRIIKQPRKGPTRRLVAALRRLEEETE, from the coding sequence ATGATCGCTATCGAGCACCTCTCTGTCACCTACCGCCGGGAGGGACGCAGCGTGGCGGCGCTGCAGGATGTCTCCCTCACGCTGGAGCCCGGCGAGATCCTCGCCGTGGTGGGCGAGTCCGGCAGCGGCAAGAGCACGCTGCTGATGGCCATCCTGGGGCTGCTGCCGCCGGGTACCGAGGCAGGGGGCACCGTCACCGTGGACGATTCGGAACCCATGGAGGCCGGGAGCGAGGCGGTCACACCGCTGCGGTGGACCCGGATCGCCCTGATCCTCCAGGGAAGCATGCACTCCTTCACCCCGGTGATCACCGTGGGCAGACAGATCGCCGAAGCCATCCGGCAGCACGGGTGCCGCCGGGAGAGCAGGGATGTCCGTCAGACCGTGGCGGAACTGCTCGAGGAGGTGGGGCTTCCCGGGACCATGGCGGATCGTTTCCCCCACGAGCTCTCGGGCGGTCAGAAGCAGCGGGCCGCCGTGGCCATGGCGCTGGCCTGTTCGCCGCCCTACCTGCTGGCCGATGAGCCCACCACCGCGCTGGATGTGATCACCCAGGCACGGGTGATGCACCTGCTCCAGACCACCGTCCGGGAGCGCCACAGCGGCCTCATGCTGGTCACCCACGATCTGGCGCTGGCCAGCGGCGTGGCCCATCGGATCGCCGTTCTGGAAGGGGGTTCCCTGGTGGAGGTCAACCGCTCCTGCCGGATCATCAAACAGCCCCGCAAAGGGCCCACCAGGCGGCTGGTGGCCGCACTGCGACGGCTGGAGGAGGAAACGGAATGA